In Nicotiana tabacum cultivar K326 chromosome 17, ASM71507v2, whole genome shotgun sequence, one DNA window encodes the following:
- the LOC107774047 gene encoding pentatricopeptide repeat-containing protein At4g21300-like — translation MLFQRRNICSIYRSISVADALSSKSTSHFIQDSIFHYTEEVLASKLAPILQSCTSLTENNIGSVIQKGKQIHAQVTVNGIDNLGILGTRILGMYVLCNRFTDAKNLFFQLQLCYASPWNWMIRGYTIMGCFNLAILLFFKMLVFGTNPDKYTFPYVVKACAGINSVKLGKWLHGMVQSLGFEDDVFVGSAFIKFYAENGCLADARLLFDKMSQRDSVLWNVMINGYAKDEQSVNDVVGLFREMRKSETKPNSVTYACVLSVCASETMVKFGCQLHGLVVRCGLEMDSPVANTLITMYSKFCSLFHARKLFDLVPQADRVTWNGMIGGHVQNGYMDEALELFHEMVATSVKPDSITFASLLPSVSISENLYQGKAIHGYIMRHDVSMDVFLKNAIIDMYFKCGNVEAARNIFNFSPAVDVVICTAMISGFVLNGMSFDALDVFRWLLIKKMRPNPVTLASTLPACANLAALRLGKELHGVIAKRGFQGILYVGSAVMDMYAKCGRLDLAQQVFRRMSERDVVCWNSMITSCCQNAEPELAIDFFHQMGADGAKYDCVSISSALSACANLPALHYGKEIHGFIMKSAFSSDVFVGSALIDMYAKCGNLEVAWRVFDLMANKNEVSWNSIIAAYGNHGRLKDCLDLFHGMRKDGFQPDHVTFLAIISACGHSGRVEEGKYYFNCMTQEYGITPRMEHYACMVDLFGRAGLVEEAFGVIKSMPIAPDAGIWGTLLGACRLHGNTELAEMASEHLLGLDPQNSGYYILQANLHANAGKWDMVSKIRHMMKERGVQKIPGYSWTEVNNSTHIFGAADTSHPQSAQIYLLLDNLLMELQNEGYVPQINLQQQRKSVNSD, via the coding sequence ATGTTGTTTCAAAGAAGGAATATCTGTTCAATCTATAGAAGCATTTCAGTCGCTGATGCACTTTCCTCGAAATCCACTTCCCATTTCATCCAAGACTCCATTTTTCACTACACAGAAGAGGTTTTAGCATCAAAACTTGCTCCAATTCTACAATCCTGCACTTCTCTTACAGAAAATAATATTGGCTCTGTTATTCAAAAAGGAAAGCAGATTCATGCCCAAGTCACTGTAAATGGAATCGACAACTTGGGTATTCTTGGTACAAGGATCTTGGGCATGTATGTTTTGTGTAACAGGTTTACTGATGCCAAGAACTTGTTTTTTCAGCTGCAGTTGTGTTATGCTTCCCCTTGGAATTGGATGATTAGAGGCTATACAATAATGGGTTGTTTTAATCTTGCAATCTTGTTGTTCTTTAAAATGTTGGTTTTTGGTACTAATCCTGATAAATACACTTTTCCTTATGTGGTTAAGGCTTGTGCTGGTATAAATTCTGTGAAATTAGGTAAATGGCTACATGGGATGGTACAAAGTTTAGGTTTTGAGGATGATGTGTTTGTGGGCAGTGCTTTTATTAAGTTCTACGCTGAGAATGGTTGTTTGGCCGATGCTCGTCTTTTGTTCGATAAAATGTCTCAAAGGGATAGTGTCTTGTGGAATGTGATGATTAATGGCTATGCTAAAGATGAGCAATCAGTGAATGATGTGGTTGGGTTATTTAGGGAGATGAGGAAAAGTGAAACTAAGCCTAATTCAGTAACATATGCTTGTGTTCTTTCGGTTTGCGCCTCGGAAACAATGGTTAAATTTGGTTGTCAGCTTCATGGGCTTGTTGTTAGGTGTGGGTTGGAAATGGATTCTCCAGTAGCCAATACGTTGATCACGATGTATTCTAAATTCTGTTCCTTGTTTCACGCACGAAAGTTGTTCGATTTAGTGCCACAAGCAGACCGCGTGACTTGGAATGGGATGATTGGAGGGCACGTGCAAAATGGGTATATGGATGAGGCACTGGAATTATTTCATGAAATGGTAGCTACCAGTGTCAAACCAGACTCTATCACCTTTGCCAGTTTGCTCCCCTCAGTTTCAATTTCAGAAAATCTATACCAGGGGAAGGCAATTCATGGTTACATTATGAGACATGATGTATCTATGGATGTTTTCTTAAAGAATGCGATAATTGATATGTACTTCAAATGTGGGAATGTTGAGGCAGCACGCAACATATTTAACTTCAGCCCTGCGGTGGATGTTGTTATATGCACTGCTATGATTTCAGGATTTGTTCTTAATGGCATGAGTTTTGATGCCCTGGATGTTTTCCGATGGTTACTTATTAAGAAAATGAGGCCCAATCCTGTTACTCTAGCAAGTACTTTACCAGCTTGTGCTAATTTGGCTGCTCTGAGATTAGGTAAGGAACTGCATGGTGTCATTGCTAAACGTGGTTTCCAAGGAATACTTTATGTGGGAAGTGCAGTGATGGACATGTATGCAAAGTGTGGAAGATTGGATCTTGCTCAACAAGTATTCAGAAGGATGTCTGAAAGAGATGTTGTTTGTTGGAACTCAATGATCACAAGCTGTTGCCAGAACGCTGAGCCGGAATTGGCCATTGACTTTTTCCACCAAATGGGTGCAGATGGAGCCAAATATGATTGTGTCAGCATATCCAGTGCTCTTTCTGCATGTGCAAATTTGCCAGCTCTCCATTATGGGAAAGAGATCCATGGCTTCATTATGAAAAGTGCATTTAGCTCTGATGTTTTTGTGGGAAGTGCATTAATAGATATGTATGCTAAATGTGGGAACTTAGAGGTAGCTTGGCGTGTTTTTGACTTGATGGCGAACAAGAATGAAGTATCATGGAATAGTATTATTGCAGCTTATGGAAATCATGGCCGACTTAAGGACTGTCTGGATTTGTTTCATGGGATGCGAAAAGATGGATTCCAGCCTGACCATGTCACATTTCTTGCGATCATATCAGCTTGTGGCCATTCTGGTCGAGTTGAAGAAGGAAAGTACTACTTCAATTGCATGACTCAAGAATATGGGATTACGCCCCGAATGGAGCATTATGCATGCATGGTTGACTTGTTTGGGAGAGCTGGCCTTGTGGAAGAAGCATTTGGAGTGATTAAGAGTATGCCGATTGCTCCAGATGCAGGAATTTGGGGAACGTTGCTTGGGGCTTGTCGCTTACATGGCAATACTGAGCTTGCTGAAATGGCTTCTGAGCATCTGTTAGGCTTGGACCCGCAAAATTCTGGCTACTACATATTACAAGCAAATCTACATGCTAATGCGGGTAAATGGGATATGGTGTCTAAAATTCGTCATATGATGAAGGAAAGAGGAGTGCAGAAAATACCTGGTTACAGCTGGACTGAAGTTAACAATAGCACTCATATTTTTGGTGCTGCAGACACCAGTCACCCACAGTCTGCTCAGATATATCTTTTATTAGATAATCTTCTAATGGAGCTGCAAAATGAGGGTTATGTTCCTCAAATTAACCTTCAACAACAGCGTAAGTCTGTTAATTCTGATTAA